A genomic segment from Carassius auratus strain Wakin chromosome 25, ASM336829v1, whole genome shotgun sequence encodes:
- the LOC113043165 gene encoding RNA-binding protein with multiple splicing 2 isoform X2 produces the protein MSLKSDSETNTSVSLEEEVRTLFVSGLPVDIKPRELYLLFRPFKGYEGSLIKLTSKQPVGFVTFDSRSGAEAAKNALNGIRFDPESPQTLRLEFAKANTKMAKSKLMATPNPSNLHPALGAHFIARDPYDLTGAALIPASPEAWAPYPLYTTELTPGLPHAAFTYPAAAAAAAALHAQMRWYPSPSESSQPGWKSRQFC, from the exons ATGAGTCTGAAGTCAGATTCAGAGACGAACACCAGTGTTTCATTAGAGGAGGAG GTACGAACACTATTTGTCAGCGGACTGCCTGTCGATATCAAACCACGTGAGCTTTACCTGCTGTTCAGACCCTTCAAG GGATATGAGGGATCTCTCATAAAACTGACCTCAAAACAG CCTGTGGGGTTTGTCACGTTTGACAGCCGGTCTGGGGCTGAAGCGGCCAAGAATGCGTTGAAT GGAATCCGCTTTGACCCAGAGAGCCCTCAAACGCTGCGTCTGGAGTTTGCAAAAGCCAACACGAAGATGGCAAAGAGTAAACTGATGGCCACACCAAACCCTTCCAACCTGCACCCAGCTCTAGGTGCACACTTCATCGCTAGAGACCCAT ATGACCTGACAGGGGCAGCACTGATCCCTGCGTCTCCTGAGGCGTGGGCTCCGTATCCTCTCTACACCACTGAACTGACCCCAGGCCTGCCTCATGCTGCCTTCACCTACCCcgccgctgctgctgccgccgCCGCCCTGCACGCCCAG ATGCGCTGGTACCCTTCTCCCTCTGAAAGTTCTCAACCGGGGTGGAAGTCCCGCCAGTTCTGTTAA
- the LOC113043165 gene encoding RNA-binding protein with multiple splicing 2 isoform X1, with protein MSLKSDSETNTSVSLEEEVRTLFVSGLPVDIKPRELYLLFRPFKGYEGSLIKLTSKQPVGFVTFDSRSGAEAAKNALNGIRFDPESPQTLRLEFAKANTKMAKSKLMATPNPSNLHPALGAHFIARDPYDLTGAALIPASPEAWAPYPLYTTELTPGLPHAAFTYPAAAAAAAALHAQVRDQPMRWYPSPSESSQPGWKSRQFC; from the exons ATGAGTCTGAAGTCAGATTCAGAGACGAACACCAGTGTTTCATTAGAGGAGGAG GTACGAACACTATTTGTCAGCGGACTGCCTGTCGATATCAAACCACGTGAGCTTTACCTGCTGTTCAGACCCTTCAAG GGATATGAGGGATCTCTCATAAAACTGACCTCAAAACAG CCTGTGGGGTTTGTCACGTTTGACAGCCGGTCTGGGGCTGAAGCGGCCAAGAATGCGTTGAAT GGAATCCGCTTTGACCCAGAGAGCCCTCAAACGCTGCGTCTGGAGTTTGCAAAAGCCAACACGAAGATGGCAAAGAGTAAACTGATGGCCACACCAAACCCTTCCAACCTGCACCCAGCTCTAGGTGCACACTTCATCGCTAGAGACCCAT ATGACCTGACAGGGGCAGCACTGATCCCTGCGTCTCCTGAGGCGTGGGCTCCGTATCCTCTCTACACCACTGAACTGACCCCAGGCCTGCCTCATGCTGCCTTCACCTACCCcgccgctgctgctgccgccgCCGCCCTGCACGCCCAGGTGAGGGATCAACCG ATGCGCTGGTACCCTTCTCCCTCTGAAAGTTCTCAACCGGGGTGGAAGTCCCGCCAGTTCTGTTAA